A region from the Thermococcus sp. Bubb.Bath genome encodes:
- the rtcA gene encoding RNA 3'-terminal phosphate cyclase: MEWVEIDGSYGEGGGQILRTSVALSVITGKAVRITKIRANRSNPGLRPQHLHGILALKELSNAKVKGASVGSTELEFIPRQPEPKHIRVPVKTAGSITLILQALLPAMAFTGGSFEITGGTDVPWSPPVDYLKHVTLHAFEKMGLKVELEIKRRGHYPKGGGLVVGKVEPWEEKKPLRALEFERVERFGGISHATNLPAHVAERQAKAARERLEEFYSVPVGIETEVSRSLGPGSGVVVWAETDKLRLGGDALGKRGKPAETVGREAADELIGALTTRMAVDKFLGDQLVPFLAFAGGEVGVSEVTNHLLTNVWVVERFFGKVFEVEGEVGSPGRIETAGVSL; encoded by the coding sequence ATGGAGTGGGTTGAGATAGACGGCTCGTACGGGGAAGGTGGAGGCCAGATACTGAGGACGAGCGTTGCTCTATCTGTAATAACCGGAAAGGCAGTTAGAATAACCAAAATCCGCGCCAACAGGTCCAATCCTGGCTTAAGACCACAGCACCTGCACGGGATTCTGGCTTTGAAGGAGCTGAGCAACGCGAAAGTCAAAGGGGCCAGCGTCGGCTCGACAGAGCTTGAGTTCATCCCCAGACAACCAGAGCCTAAGCACATAAGAGTACCCGTTAAGACCGCTGGGAGTATAACTCTCATCCTCCAGGCTCTTCTTCCAGCGATGGCGTTTACTGGAGGTAGCTTTGAGATAACCGGGGGAACCGACGTCCCCTGGAGCCCGCCGGTAGATTACCTCAAGCACGTTACCCTTCACGCCTTTGAGAAGATGGGCCTTAAAGTCGAACTGGAGATAAAGCGGCGCGGCCACTATCCAAAGGGCGGCGGCCTCGTGGTTGGTAAAGTGGAGCCGTGGGAAGAGAAAAAGCCCCTTAGAGCACTCGAATTCGAAAGGGTTGAGCGCTTTGGTGGGATAAGCCATGCTACCAACCTTCCAGCCCACGTGGCGGAGAGGCAGGCAAAGGCCGCTCGGGAGAGGCTGGAAGAGTTTTACAGCGTTCCAGTTGGGATAGAGACCGAAGTTTCGCGCTCCCTGGGGCCCGGAAGCGGTGTGGTGGTTTGGGCCGAGACGGATAAACTTAGGCTCGGCGGAGATGCCCTTGGAAAACGCGGAAAACCCGCTGAAACTGTAGGAAGGGAAGCGGCGGACGAGCTGATTGGGGCTTTGACAACGAGAATGGCGGTGGATAAGTTCCTCGGCGATCAGCTGGTGCCGTTCTTGGCTTTTGCCGGTGGCGAGGTTGGGGTGAGTGAGGTAACGAACCATTTGCTCACCAACGTTTGGGTAGTTGAGAGGTTCTTTGGAAAGGTATTTGAGGTTGAAGGAGAGGTTGGAAGCCCCGGGAGAATTGAGACCGCTGGTGTTTCACTTTGA
- a CDS encoding DUF257 family protein, whose protein sequence is MNNDVEKLTEILLSKKPGGTVLVENYAPLGTEAILTLLLRSAEERGTPVLIEDILDTLPVYIKHLKLMDVDVDLDKSNVLKIGGSEAVGNIVKRMNFDVDLKVYLRQYEKAFSEVSIGEPFIDIILGFERIFAFNDNIKDLYTLISSLRQFITDKKRRAFYFIESPIMNKLKSSPRPILEDLATSVVSLSEEKEMLRVRIRKDPMILRLNIGELVVPLSDILRIPRELANDQ, encoded by the coding sequence ATGAACAACGACGTTGAAAAGCTGACGGAGATACTACTCAGCAAAAAACCAGGGGGAACAGTACTGGTCGAGAACTACGCTCCCCTTGGGACCGAGGCAATTCTGACGCTCCTGCTCAGGAGTGCAGAGGAGAGGGGCACTCCCGTACTCATAGAGGACATACTGGATACGCTCCCGGTGTACATCAAACACCTCAAGTTGATGGACGTCGACGTCGACCTAGACAAGAGCAACGTCCTGAAAATAGGAGGCAGCGAGGCCGTTGGAAACATCGTTAAAAGGATGAACTTTGATGTTGATCTGAAAGTATACCTACGCCAGTACGAGAAAGCGTTCTCTGAGGTTTCCATAGGTGAACCATTCATAGACATCATCCTCGGGTTCGAGAGGATTTTTGCATTCAACGACAACATAAAAGATCTCTACACGCTGATATCGAGCCTAAGGCAGTTCATCACAGACAAAAAGAGAAGGGCATTCTACTTCATTGAAAGCCCCATAATGAACAAACTAAAGAGTTCTCCCCGACCCATCCTGGAAGACTTGGCGACGTCAGTTGTCTCCCTCAGCGAGGAAAAAGAGATGCTCAGAGTGAGGATAAGGAAAGACCCCATGATACTACGGCTTAATATCGGAGAACTGGTGGTACCTCTCTCAGACATCCTGAGAATTCCAAGAGAACTCGCCAACGACCAATGA
- a CDS encoding DUF257 family protein gives MGLVNDAIFKMFEGIKPGEIVLLEYLPSHIPEFFVKEVVEYAKAKGLPLIIDDNFDTLPVIVNNMDTLDISIDINNVPVIKTGGRIDVGNVIAKVKFHPDPRVYLMNYINAAKGAFDEYPNAMNMVLGLESLFHLPMSVPEFYTIILNLEKFLGNEKRRAFYLMNKEVLNALPFYTAAEMRRIASTVVELKPYPTGARALFVKSPNIGILGREVIVDVGEEL, from the coding sequence GTGGGACTGGTGAACGATGCGATTTTCAAGATGTTTGAAGGCATAAAGCCCGGCGAGATAGTCCTCCTGGAATATTTACCCTCACACATACCCGAGTTCTTCGTCAAAGAGGTCGTGGAGTACGCGAAAGCAAAGGGATTACCCCTTATCATCGATGACAACTTCGACACCCTTCCGGTCATAGTCAACAACATGGACACCCTTGATATCTCCATTGATATTAATAACGTCCCAGTCATAAAAACAGGGGGAAGAATAGATGTCGGAAACGTCATCGCAAAGGTCAAATTCCACCCAGACCCCAGAGTTTATCTGATGAACTACATCAACGCCGCAAAAGGAGCTTTTGATGAGTATCCCAACGCGATGAATATGGTCCTAGGCTTAGAAAGCCTCTTCCACCTCCCAATGTCTGTGCCGGAGTTCTACACGATAATCCTCAACCTGGAGAAATTCCTTGGAAATGAAAAGAGAAGAGCGTTCTATTTAATGAATAAAGAGGTGCTAAACGCTCTCCCTTTCTACACAGCAGCTGAAATGAGAAGGATTGCAAGCACGGTGGTAGAGCTAAAGCCGTACCCAACGGGAGCGAGGGCACTTTTCGTCAAATCCCCCAACATTGGTATACTGGGAAGGGAGGTCATAGTTGACGTGGGTGAGGAGTTATGA
- a CDS encoding asparagine synthetase A, whose amino-acid sequence MNALQIVTRKIEPIMEVQTRTIDYMTRYMVSKGFKWMLPVMLSSITDPLWPDPAAEKALKPPEVEVYGSRLRLTHSMILHKQMAVAMGIDRLFILSPNIRLEGREADDGRHAYEFTQLDFEIAGASMDDVMTLIEGLISGLFKEARSWGLEREVPRIKPPFKRFTLEEIMDEFGSEDEASRATDEPFWITDIEREFYDREEPERPGHFRNYDLYLPEGYGEVSSGGEREWAYEVIVRKMKKASINLEAFRPYLEVARAGLLRPSAGAGIGVERLIRYMVGAGHIAEVQPFPRIPGVPAVI is encoded by the coding sequence ATGAACGCCCTCCAAATAGTTACCCGAAAAATTGAACCAATAATGGAAGTTCAGACGAGAACCATTGACTATATGACAAGATACATGGTGAGCAAGGGATTCAAGTGGATGCTCCCCGTGATGCTCAGCTCAATAACCGACCCCCTGTGGCCAGATCCCGCGGCAGAGAAGGCATTGAAACCGCCGGAGGTTGAGGTCTACGGCTCCAGGTTGAGGCTGACCCACAGCATGATACTCCACAAGCAGATGGCTGTCGCGATGGGGATAGACCGGCTCTTCATCCTCTCCCCAAACATCAGACTCGAAGGGCGGGAAGCCGACGACGGCAGGCACGCCTACGAGTTCACCCAGCTCGACTTTGAGATAGCCGGCGCGAGCATGGACGACGTCATGACCCTCATTGAAGGCCTCATCAGCGGCCTCTTCAAGGAGGCAAGAAGCTGGGGGCTTGAACGCGAGGTCCCCCGGATAAAGCCGCCCTTCAAGCGCTTCACTCTGGAGGAGATAATGGACGAATTCGGGAGCGAAGATGAGGCAAGCAGAGCCACGGACGAGCCATTCTGGATAACCGACATTGAGAGGGAGTTTTACGATAGGGAGGAGCCGGAGAGGCCGGGCCACTTCAGGAACTACGACCTCTACCTGCCCGAGGGGTACGGCGAGGTCTCAAGCGGCGGCGAGAGGGAGTGGGCGTACGAGGTGATAGTGCGCAAGATGAAGAAAGCCAGCATAAACCTCGAAGCCTTTAGACCATACCTTGAGGTCGCGAGGGCAGGTCTCCTGAGACCCAGCGCCGGGGCGGGAATAGGTGTCGAAAGGCTCATCCGCTACATGGTGGGCGCAGGACACATAGCGGAAGTCCAGCCATTCCCCAGAATCCCAGGTGTTCCAGCGGTTATTTAA
- a CDS encoding Flp pilus assembly complex ATPase component TadA, protein MGVYIFTPEDLVRYGSATNEQLEVLKGAILSKKDILIAGSSRSGKTKLVEALTHFIPDDWKVAVVTAYGEFKPFKPNIVVVDTQFGEKPLKNRTNEVISRIREIDPDYVVVDTIHTISVSNLFDVLIDDYAFIVTSLAMTDDIKSEVMHWLGITEEVFRRFDIVVSLKRDFRTGERSIDRIYEVKDGTLEPVL, encoded by the coding sequence ATGGGAGTCTACATATTTACCCCCGAAGATCTCGTCCGCTATGGGTCTGCAACCAACGAGCAGCTGGAGGTCCTTAAAGGGGCCATTTTGAGTAAAAAGGACATTCTCATTGCAGGTTCGAGCCGCTCTGGAAAGACGAAGCTTGTGGAAGCTTTGACGCATTTCATCCCCGACGATTGGAAGGTTGCGGTTGTCACGGCCTACGGTGAATTCAAACCCTTCAAGCCCAATATCGTTGTCGTTGACACCCAGTTCGGCGAGAAGCCGCTGAAGAACCGCACTAATGAGGTCATATCCAGGATACGGGAAATAGACCCTGACTATGTTGTCGTTGATACGATCCATACGATAAGTGTTTCCAACCTTTTTGATGTCCTCATAGACGACTACGCTTTTATAGTGACCTCCTTGGCCATGACGGATGATATCAAATCAGAGGTGATGCACTGGCTTGGCATTACTGAGGAGGTTTTCAGGCGCTTTGACATCGTTGTCTCGCTCAAGAGGGATTTCAGAACCGGCGAAAGATCGATCGACAGAATTTACGAAGTGAAAGACGGAACCCTTGAGCCCGTTCTCTGA
- a CDS encoding alanine--glyoxylate aminotransferase family protein: MELHFDMSYEEAYREVYELVKPKYKLFTAGPVACFPEVLAIMSVQMFSHRSAEAKEVHADTLNRLKAFLEADRGEVILFPSSGTGFMEAAVRNTIPRGEKVLVTTIGAFGDRFAEVVETNGRKAVILRKEPGQAVKPEELDDALRKNPDVHAVTITYNETSTGVLNPLPELAKVVHEHDKLLFVDAVSAMGGADIRFDQWGIDLVFASSQKAFGVPPGLAVAAVSERVFEIAEKMPERGWYFDLPLYKKFNEKKKGTPSTPPLPQIFGLNVVLRIVEKMGGKKEWLGMYRERSETIREGVKSMGLSVLAEPGYESPTITAVVVPEGMKGVDVYNAMRGRGFELAKGYGSVAEKTFRIGNMGYMTLEDIEEMLANLREVIEEFRKA; this comes from the coding sequence ATGGAACTACACTTTGATATGTCCTACGAAGAGGCCTACAGGGAGGTTTACGAGCTCGTCAAGCCGAAGTATAAGCTCTTCACCGCAGGTCCAGTTGCATGCTTCCCGGAAGTTCTCGCGATAATGAGCGTCCAGATGTTCAGCCACCGCTCGGCTGAGGCCAAGGAGGTTCACGCTGATACACTCAACAGGCTTAAGGCTTTCCTTGAGGCCGACAGAGGGGAGGTAATCCTCTTTCCGAGCTCCGGAACCGGCTTTATGGAGGCCGCCGTCAGGAACACGATTCCACGCGGCGAAAAGGTTCTCGTAACAACTATCGGGGCGTTTGGAGACAGGTTTGCTGAGGTCGTCGAGACCAACGGAAGAAAGGCGGTTATCCTGCGTAAGGAGCCGGGCCAGGCCGTCAAGCCAGAGGAGCTCGACGATGCCCTCAGGAAGAACCCGGACGTTCACGCAGTGACCATAACCTACAACGAGACCTCCACCGGTGTCCTAAATCCACTCCCGGAGCTTGCCAAGGTCGTCCACGAGCACGACAAGCTCCTCTTCGTCGATGCCGTCTCAGCCATGGGTGGAGCTGATATAAGGTTCGACCAGTGGGGAATCGATTTGGTCTTCGCGAGTAGCCAGAAGGCCTTCGGCGTCCCACCGGGACTTGCGGTGGCAGCAGTCAGCGAGCGCGTTTTCGAGATAGCCGAGAAGATGCCAGAGCGCGGCTGGTACTTTGACTTACCCCTCTACAAGAAGTTCAACGAGAAGAAGAAGGGAACGCCCTCAACCCCGCCGCTCCCGCAGATATTCGGCCTCAACGTTGTTCTCAGGATAGTCGAGAAGATGGGCGGCAAGAAGGAGTGGCTTGGCATGTACAGGGAGAGGAGCGAGACCATACGCGAGGGCGTCAAGAGCATGGGGCTGAGCGTTCTGGCAGAGCCCGGCTACGAGAGCCCGACGATTACCGCCGTAGTTGTTCCGGAGGGCATGAAGGGTGTCGACGTCTACAACGCTATGAGGGGGAGGGGCTTCGAGCTGGCCAAGGGCTACGGAAGCGTTGCGGAGAAGACCTTTAGGATTGGAAACATGGGTTACATGACCCTCGAGGACATCGAGGAGATGCTCGCCAACCTCCGCGAGGTCATTGAAGAGTTCAGGAAGGCCTGA
- a CDS encoding MFS transporter: MERERLAGIILLIISAFTGTMAFRLATPAIAFYTRDVLKASMLSISIVSMSFVLARAFTSVFGGLLLERGKRLVYIGALAMMGNAFAVQLYPLTSNWFQVAGIKLLNGFLNGLSWPMAQFVIAVATPNEIRARITSVYFFFGSLASLLGNYVYAYTVGWGLSGQMWISSAFFLLTGFIMVSSYALLYGWIVPRRKRTSNGERPSLDPRKVLIIASLMAVIVAFTSGEITYVYVSEALGMAKGTTATLIGWTGFLAALLSYGVSWLADVRSERRMVILTSFLAAISPILAAVKSAPTVFLGIFLALFAFQSFRPISRKVLASYHRSSLAIGGVNGVQNLSTFAGGMLFGVTYSLGEVHLGVTLNLALLTFLPVSLALLFESVKLKGRD; the protein is encoded by the coding sequence ATGGAACGCGAGCGCCTCGCTGGAATCATCCTGCTCATCATCTCGGCCTTCACCGGGACCATGGCCTTCCGTCTCGCCACCCCAGCGATAGCTTTCTACACGCGCGACGTCCTCAAAGCTTCAATGCTCTCCATCTCGATAGTCTCGATGTCATTCGTCCTCGCGAGGGCCTTCACCTCAGTCTTCGGTGGTCTTCTTCTGGAGAGGGGTAAAAGGCTCGTTTACATCGGTGCCCTGGCGATGATGGGCAACGCCTTTGCCGTTCAGCTGTATCCCCTCACGTCGAACTGGTTCCAGGTCGCTGGAATAAAGCTCCTGAACGGCTTTCTCAACGGCCTAAGTTGGCCGATGGCCCAGTTCGTGATAGCCGTGGCGACCCCAAACGAGATAAGGGCGAGGATAACCTCGGTCTACTTCTTCTTTGGGAGCCTCGCTTCTCTCCTCGGTAACTACGTCTACGCATACACCGTTGGATGGGGGCTGTCGGGCCAGATGTGGATTTCCTCGGCGTTTTTTCTGTTGACCGGCTTCATAATGGTTTCCAGCTACGCTCTCCTCTATGGCTGGATAGTCCCGAGGAGAAAAAGAACCTCCAATGGGGAGAGACCTTCCCTCGATCCGAGAAAGGTTCTAATAATAGCATCGCTCATGGCTGTCATAGTGGCGTTCACCTCGGGGGAGATAACATACGTTTACGTTTCTGAGGCTTTGGGAATGGCCAAGGGGACGACGGCGACCCTCATCGGCTGGACTGGTTTTCTAGCGGCGCTGCTCAGCTACGGCGTTTCATGGCTCGCCGATGTGAGGAGCGAGAGGAGGATGGTAATTCTCACCTCTTTCTTGGCGGCGATCTCTCCAATCCTTGCGGCGGTGAAGAGTGCCCCAACGGTTTTTCTCGGCATCTTTCTTGCCCTTTTTGCTTTTCAGAGCTTCAGGCCCATTTCAAGGAAGGTTCTCGCTTCCTACCATCGCTCGTCCCTCGCCATAGGTGGAGTTAACGGGGTGCAGAACCTCTCAACTTTCGCTGGCGGGATGCTCTTCGGCGTGACCTACTCTCTAGGTGAGGTTCACTTGGGGGTTACCCTCAACCTCGCCCTCCTGACCTTTCTCCCGGTTTCGCTGGCGCTCCTCTTTGAGTCAGTTAAGCTTAAAGGTAGGGATTGA
- a CDS encoding 50S ribosomal protein L16, producing the protein MGLRPAKIDRDVKKPAYTRREYIRGAPGPRITIFDMGNLSADFQYEVSLHAEQPMQIRQNALESIRIHVNRYLQKTVGRSNFHFKIRVYPFQVLRENPMATGRKADRYGNGMRRPFGKPIGLAARVRKDQKILTVWVNESHLKFALQAVYRARMKLPYGSYYRIYDKDGNEVTTKVLSTMKR; encoded by the coding sequence ATGGGACTGAGACCTGCTAAGATTGATAGGGACGTTAAAAAGCCCGCTTACACCAGGAGAGAATACATCCGCGGTGCCCCCGGCCCGAGGATAACGATATTCGACATGGGCAACCTCTCGGCCGACTTCCAGTACGAGGTCAGCCTTCACGCTGAACAGCCCATGCAGATAAGGCAGAACGCTCTGGAGTCAATCCGTATCCATGTGAACAGGTACCTCCAGAAGACCGTCGGAAGGAGCAACTTCCACTTCAAGATAAGGGTCTATCCGTTCCAGGTTCTCAGGGAGAACCCGATGGCCACAGGCAGGAAGGCAGACCGTTACGGAAACGGCATGAGGAGGCCCTTTGGAAAGCCGATAGGTCTTGCCGCTCGCGTCAGGAAGGACCAGAAGATACTCACCGTCTGGGTGAACGAGTCCCATCTCAAGTTCGCCCTCCAGGCGGTCTACAGGGCCAGGATGAAGCTTCCCTACGGTTCCTACTACCGCATCTACGACAAGGATGGGAACGAGGTTACCACCAAGGTTCTCTCCACGATGAAGCGCTGA
- a CDS encoding putative RNA uridine N3 methyltransferase, translated as MAWHVFIPDSLLEETDDPKIRTYKVGQIARACAIFGVEHIWIYRAGGKDGNFIKTILEYAETPQYLRKRLFPLMPELKYVGVIPPLRTPHHKLKGKPKVGEIREGFAFRKGKRTYADIGLDDLAMVEGDVEGRATFRIVSTKPLRVTPAEPEEYWGYRVHLTRKPLAKTLKKARLDLVIATSRRGRDIRDVKLPPLEGEVGLVFGSPRKGVRELLGEEDYPFDLILNTVPNQRTATVRTEEAVLATLAVFNLIRRD; from the coding sequence ATGGCCTGGCACGTCTTCATTCCCGATTCACTCCTCGAAGAGACCGACGATCCAAAGATCAGGACGTACAAAGTCGGACAGATAGCCAGGGCCTGCGCAATCTTTGGCGTCGAGCACATATGGATTTATAGGGCAGGCGGGAAGGACGGAAACTTCATCAAGACGATCCTCGAGTACGCGGAAACGCCCCAGTACCTCAGGAAAAGGCTGTTCCCCCTCATGCCGGAGCTCAAGTACGTCGGCGTCATCCCGCCGCTGAGAACCCCCCACCACAAGCTCAAGGGAAAACCAAAGGTCGGCGAAATCCGTGAGGGCTTTGCCTTCAGGAAGGGAAAGCGGACCTATGCTGACATAGGCCTCGACGATCTTGCAATGGTAGAAGGGGACGTCGAAGGGCGCGCAACGTTCAGAATCGTCTCGACAAAGCCGCTCAGAGTTACACCAGCAGAACCAGAGGAGTACTGGGGGTACAGGGTTCACCTCACGAGGAAACCGCTGGCGAAAACACTTAAAAAGGCCAGGCTGGATTTGGTCATCGCGACCTCTCGGAGGGGTCGTGACATTAGGGACGTGAAGCTTCCCCCGCTGGAGGGGGAGGTCGGATTGGTCTTTGGCTCACCGAGGAAGGGCGTGAGGGAGCTCCTCGGAGAGGAAGATTATCCCTTTGATCTAATACTCAACACGGTCCCAAATCAGCGGACGGCTACGGTCCGTACTGAAGAGGCCGTGCTGGCGACGCTCGCTGTGTTTAATCTCATAAGGAGGGATTGA
- a CDS encoding 50S ribosomal protein L3, with protein MGKVHRPRRGSLAYSPRKRARSVVPRIKTWPQDSEVRMLGFAGYKAGMTHILMVDDRPGLTKGKEIFMPVTVVEVPPLFVYGIRAYRQGYLGLETATEVWFHDLHKHIKRRIKTLPKDYNEEAFQAKLGQFEDLINDGEIVDVRLLVHTQPWLVKLKKKPEVMEYAIGGGDVAAKFAYAREKIGNELRASEVLHEGELLDVIAVTKGKGTQGPVKRWGVKIQFHKAQRAGKARHIGNLGPWHPTRVMWTVPLAGQMGFHHRTEFNKRLIAIGENGKLKLDEKNEVEITPKGGFPHYGVIRSDFLLIQGTVPGSFKRIVRVRPAIRAPKKRPPVERPQITYVSRESKQ; from the coding sequence ATGGGAAAGGTACACAGGCCAAGGAGAGGTTCACTGGCTTACTCCCCCAGAAAAAGGGCCAGGAGTGTGGTCCCCAGGATTAAGACATGGCCTCAGGACAGCGAAGTCAGGATGCTGGGCTTCGCCGGATACAAGGCCGGCATGACTCACATCCTCATGGTCGACGACAGGCCAGGGCTCACGAAGGGCAAGGAGATCTTCATGCCGGTTACGGTAGTTGAGGTCCCGCCGCTCTTCGTCTACGGCATAAGGGCCTACAGGCAGGGTTACCTCGGTCTTGAGACTGCGACAGAGGTCTGGTTCCACGATCTTCACAAGCATATCAAGAGGAGGATAAAGACCCTGCCGAAGGACTACAACGAGGAGGCCTTCCAGGCCAAGCTCGGCCAGTTTGAGGACCTCATCAACGATGGTGAGATAGTCGATGTAAGGCTCCTCGTCCACACCCAGCCGTGGCTCGTCAAGCTCAAGAAGAAGCCCGAAGTCATGGAGTACGCCATAGGCGGCGGCGACGTTGCCGCCAAGTTCGCCTACGCTAGGGAGAAGATAGGCAACGAGCTCCGCGCAAGCGAGGTTCTCCACGAGGGAGAGCTCCTCGACGTTATAGCCGTCACAAAGGGTAAGGGAACCCAGGGCCCGGTCAAGCGCTGGGGCGTCAAGATACAGTTCCACAAGGCCCAGCGTGCCGGAAAGGCCAGGCACATCGGTAACCTCGGTCCGTGGCACCCGACCAGGGTCATGTGGACCGTTCCGCTCGCGGGTCAGATGGGCTTTCACCACAGGACAGAGTTCAACAAGAGGCTCATAGCGATAGGCGAGAACGGCAAGCTCAAGCTCGACGAGAAGAACGAGGTTGAGATCACCCCGAAGGGAGGCTTCCCACACTACGGGGTCATAAGGAGCGACTTCCTCCTCATCCAGGGAACCGTTCCGGGTTCCTTCAAGAGGATCGTCAGGGTCAGGCCGGCCATAAGGGCACCGAAGAAGAGGCCGCCCGTTGAGAGGCCGCAGATCACATACGTCAGTAGGGAGTCCAAGCAGTGA
- the rpl4p gene encoding 50S ribosomal protein L4 has translation MKVKVFNLEGEPVEEIELPRVFGTPFRPDLIRRAVIASWTHRIQPKGRSPYAGKRRVTENIGKGHGMARVERIKTSPRFAAFVPFAVGGRRTHPPKVEKIIWEDINKKERRLAIMSAIAATANYDLVRARGHVVDNVLQVPIIVTDDLQKVFKTAQTREIFKKLGVWDDIERAKRNTKIRAGKGKMRGRKYKKAKGPLLVVAKNEGIVQGARNHPGVDIVTVDNLSAELLAPGTHPGRLTIWTKGAIERLREIYG, from the coding sequence ATGAAGGTTAAGGTGTTTAACCTTGAAGGCGAGCCGGTAGAGGAGATTGAGCTTCCAAGGGTCTTTGGCACTCCTTTCAGGCCCGACCTCATCAGGAGGGCCGTCATCGCTTCCTGGACCCACAGGATACAGCCCAAGGGAAGGAGCCCCTACGCGGGTAAGAGAAGGGTCACCGAGAACATCGGAAAGGGCCACGGAATGGCCAGGGTTGAGAGGATAAAGACCTCCCCAAGGTTCGCAGCTTTCGTGCCCTTCGCCGTGGGTGGAAGGAGAACCCACCCGCCGAAGGTCGAGAAGATAATCTGGGAGGACATCAACAAGAAGGAGAGAAGGCTCGCCATAATGAGCGCCATCGCTGCCACCGCCAACTACGACCTTGTGAGGGCTAGGGGCCACGTGGTTGACAACGTCCTGCAGGTTCCCATCATCGTTACCGACGACCTCCAGAAGGTCTTCAAGACTGCCCAGACTAGGGAGATCTTCAAGAAGCTCGGTGTCTGGGACGACATCGAGAGGGCTAAAAGGAACACCAAGATCCGGGCCGGAAAGGGCAAGATGCGCGGTAGGAAGTACAAGAAGGCCAAGGGCCCACTCCTGGTCGTTGCCAAGAACGAGGGTATCGTTCAGGGAGCCAGGAACCACCCTGGTGTTGACATCGTGACCGTTGACAACCTCAGCGCAGAGCTCCTCGCTCCGGGTACTCACCCTGGGAGGTTGACCATATGGACCAAGGGCGCTATAGAGAGGCTTAGGGAGATTTACGGGTGA
- a CDS encoding 50S ribosomal protein L23 has protein sequence MDPYKVIVKPVVTEKAVSLIERENKLTFVVDKRATKQDIKMAVEAMFDVKVEKVNTLITMKGEKRAYVKLKPEYNASEIAARIGLF, from the coding sequence ATGGATCCGTACAAGGTTATTGTCAAGCCGGTCGTTACGGAAAAGGCGGTCTCCCTTATTGAGAGGGAGAACAAGCTCACCTTCGTGGTCGATAAGAGGGCCACAAAGCAGGATATCAAGATGGCCGTGGAAGCGATGTTCGACGTTAAGGTCGAGAAGGTCAACACCCTCATCACCATGAAGGGCGAAAAGAGGGCTTACGTGAAGCTCAAGCCCGAATACAACGCCAGTGAGATCGCTGCCAGGATAGGATTGTTCTGA
- a CDS encoding 50S ribosomal protein L2, whose product MGKSLIQQRRGKGTTTFRAPSHRYRGAVRYVPLNLTKDETLIGKVVEIMHDPGRTAPVARVKFNNGMEKLIIAPEGILVGEEIAIGPKAPVKVGNSLPLAMIPEGSYVYDIEGRPGDGGKYVRAGGSYALVVSREKDKVIVQLPSGELKQFHPACRATIGVVAGGGRLEKPIVKAGKAYYIAKARNRFWPKPRGVKMNAVNHPHGGKEHHIGRPSTVSRRAPPGRKVGHIAARRVGRRK is encoded by the coding sequence ATGGGAAAGAGTTTGATTCAGCAGAGGAGGGGTAAGGGCACCACGACCTTCCGCGCTCCATCCCACCGTTACAGGGGTGCGGTCAGGTACGTTCCGCTCAACCTCACGAAGGATGAGACCCTCATTGGCAAGGTCGTCGAGATAATGCACGACCCCGGGAGGACCGCCCCGGTCGCGAGGGTCAAATTCAACAACGGCATGGAGAAGCTCATCATAGCTCCGGAAGGAATACTCGTCGGTGAGGAGATAGCCATCGGACCGAAGGCCCCGGTAAAGGTAGGCAACTCCCTTCCACTCGCTATGATACCTGAGGGAAGCTATGTCTATGACATTGAAGGCAGGCCAGGGGACGGCGGTAAGTACGTTAGGGCCGGCGGTTCCTACGCCCTCGTCGTCAGCAGGGAGAAGGACAAGGTCATAGTTCAGCTTCCGAGCGGTGAGCTCAAGCAGTTCCACCCTGCATGCAGGGCTACCATCGGCGTCGTTGCCGGCGGTGGAAGGCTTGAGAAGCCGATAGTCAAGGCAGGTAAGGCCTACTACATCGCGAAAGCTAGAAACAGGTTCTGGCCGAAGCCGAGGGGCGTCAAGATGAACGCCGTCAACCACCCGCACGGTGGTAAGGAGCACCACATAGGAAGGCCCTCGACCGTTTCGAGAAGAGCCCCGCCCGGAAGGAAGGTTGGTCACATAGCCGCGAGAAGAGTTGGTAGGAGGAAGTGA